Proteins encoded together in one Microcebus murinus isolate Inina chromosome 18, M.murinus_Inina_mat1.0, whole genome shotgun sequence window:
- the METTL2A gene encoding tRNA N(3)-cytidine methyltransferase METTL2A isoform X1: protein MAGCSREEVPVAIGGKRQQFGSRFLSDPARVFHHNAWDNVEWSEEQAAAAERKVQENSSQRVCQEKQVDYEINAHKYWNDFYKIHENGFFKDRHWLFTEFPELAPSQNQNPLKGLFWENKSEILESRSSEDGPGLIIEEQHKCSLNSLRHETQMPPVEENVTKKLSQLKICADEFPGSSATYRILEVGCGVGNTVFPILQTNNDPGLFVYCCDFSSTAIELVQTNPEYDPSRCFAFVHDLCDEDKSYPVPTDSLDIIVLIFVLSAVVPDKMQKAINRLSKLLKPGGMMLLRDYGRYDMAQLRFKKGQCLSGNFYVRGDGTRVYFFTQDELDTLFTTAGLEKVQNLVDRRLQVNRGKQLTMYRVWIQCKYRKPLLSNTS, encoded by the exons ATGGCCGGTTGCTCCCGTGAAGAGGTGCCTGTGGCCATTGGCGGAAAGAGGCAGCAGTTCGGGAGCCGGTTCCTGAGCGACCCGGCGCGCGTCTTCCACCACAATGCCTG GGACAATGTGGAGTGGTCGGAAGAGCAGGCCGCGGCAGCGGAGAGGAAAGTCCAGGAGAACAGTTCTCAGCGGGTGTGCCAGGAGAAACAAG tTGATTATGAGATCAATGCCCACAAATACTGGAATGACTTCTACAAAATACACGAAAATGGATTTTTCAAGGATAGACATTGGCTTTTTACTGAATTCCCTGAGCTTGCACCTAGCCAAAACCAAAATCCTTTGAAGGGCTTGTTCTGGGAGAACAAGAGTGAAATACTTGAATCTAGAAGCAGCGAGGATGGACCTGGTTTAATAATAGAAGAACAGCACAAATGTTCTTTGAACAGCCTTAGACATGAAACACAGATGCCTCCTGTGGAGGAGAATGTAACTAAGAAACTCAGTCAACTAAAAATTTGTGCTGATGAGTTTCCTGGATCCTCAGCCACCTACCGAATACTAGAG GTTGGGTGTGGTGTGGGAAACACAGTCTTTCCAATTTTACAAACTAACAA TGACCCAGGACTCTTTGTTTACTGTTGTGATTTTTCTTCCACAGCTATAGAACTAGTTCAG ACAAATCCAGAATATGATCCTTCTCGGTGTTTTGCCTTTGTTCATGACCTGTGTGATGAAGATAAGAGTTACCCAGTGCCCACAGACAGCCTTGACATCATCGTTCTCATATTTGTTCTTTCAGCAGTTGTTCCAGACAA GATGCAGAAGGCTATCAACAGGCTCAGCAAGCTTCTGAAGCCCGGAGGGATGATGCTTCTGCGAGATTATGGCCGATATGACATGGCTCAGCTTCGGTTTAAGAAAG GTCAGTGTCTATCTGGAAATTTCTATGTGAGAGGTGATGGCACCAGAGTTTACTTCTTCACACAAG ATGAACTGGACACACTTTTCACTACTGCCGGACTGGAAAAGGTTCAAAACCTGGTGGATCGTCGACTGCAAGTGAACCGAGGGAAACAGCTGACAATGTACCGAGTTTGGATTCAGTGCAAATATCGCAAGCCTCTTCTGTCCAACACCAGTTGA
- the METTL2A gene encoding tRNA N(3)-cytidine methyltransferase METTL2A isoform X2: MPVDYEINAHKYWNDFYKIHENGFFKDRHWLFTEFPELAPSQNQNPLKGLFWENKSEILESRSSEDGPGLIIEEQHKCSLNSLRHETQMPPVEENVTKKLSQLKICADEFPGSSATYRILEVGCGVGNTVFPILQTNNDPGLFVYCCDFSSTAIELVQTNPEYDPSRCFAFVHDLCDEDKSYPVPTDSLDIIVLIFVLSAVVPDKMQKAINRLSKLLKPGGMMLLRDYGRYDMAQLRFKKGQCLSGNFYVRGDGTRVYFFTQDELDTLFTTAGLEKVQNLVDRRLQVNRGKQLTMYRVWIQCKYRKPLLSNTS, translated from the exons ATGCCTG tTGATTATGAGATCAATGCCCACAAATACTGGAATGACTTCTACAAAATACACGAAAATGGATTTTTCAAGGATAGACATTGGCTTTTTACTGAATTCCCTGAGCTTGCACCTAGCCAAAACCAAAATCCTTTGAAGGGCTTGTTCTGGGAGAACAAGAGTGAAATACTTGAATCTAGAAGCAGCGAGGATGGACCTGGTTTAATAATAGAAGAACAGCACAAATGTTCTTTGAACAGCCTTAGACATGAAACACAGATGCCTCCTGTGGAGGAGAATGTAACTAAGAAACTCAGTCAACTAAAAATTTGTGCTGATGAGTTTCCTGGATCCTCAGCCACCTACCGAATACTAGAG GTTGGGTGTGGTGTGGGAAACACAGTCTTTCCAATTTTACAAACTAACAA TGACCCAGGACTCTTTGTTTACTGTTGTGATTTTTCTTCCACAGCTATAGAACTAGTTCAG ACAAATCCAGAATATGATCCTTCTCGGTGTTTTGCCTTTGTTCATGACCTGTGTGATGAAGATAAGAGTTACCCAGTGCCCACAGACAGCCTTGACATCATCGTTCTCATATTTGTTCTTTCAGCAGTTGTTCCAGACAA GATGCAGAAGGCTATCAACAGGCTCAGCAAGCTTCTGAAGCCCGGAGGGATGATGCTTCTGCGAGATTATGGCCGATATGACATGGCTCAGCTTCGGTTTAAGAAAG GTCAGTGTCTATCTGGAAATTTCTATGTGAGAGGTGATGGCACCAGAGTTTACTTCTTCACACAAG ATGAACTGGACACACTTTTCACTACTGCCGGACTGGAAAAGGTTCAAAACCTGGTGGATCGTCGACTGCAAGTGAACCGAGGGAAACAGCTGACAATGTACCGAGTTTGGATTCAGTGCAAATATCGCAAGCCTCTTCTGTCCAACACCAGTTGA